One Amorphoplanes digitatis genomic window carries:
- a CDS encoding DUF3099 domain-containing protein, translating into MKKQPERPVLITNAARSQSDQLRSRQIRYVSMMSVRAGCLILGAILISVKPPLLPLWLILCAAGMVFLPWAAVLIANDRPPKSRANPAVPQPVNPQRVLASESAEETEHRTIDAEP; encoded by the coding sequence GTGAAGAAGCAGCCGGAACGGCCGGTGTTGATCACCAACGCCGCCCGCAGCCAGAGCGACCAGCTTCGCAGCCGTCAGATCCGCTACGTGAGCATGATGAGCGTGCGCGCCGGCTGCCTGATCCTGGGCGCGATCCTGATCAGCGTGAAACCGCCCCTGCTGCCGCTCTGGTTGATCCTCTGCGCGGCCGGCATGGTGTTCCTGCCCTGGGCGGCGGTGCTGATCGCCAACGACCGCCCGCCCAAGAGCAGGGCGAACCCGGCGGTGCCCCAGCCGGTCAACCCGCAACGGGTCCTGGCGTCTGAGTCCGCCGAGGAGACCGAGCACCGCACCATCGACGCCGAGCCCTAG
- a CDS encoding carbohydrate kinase family protein, translating into MTVLVVGDLVTDVLVTHAGSIAVGSDTPARITVGGGGQAANTAAWLARAGAGVTLVAAVGGDHAGRERISELVAVGVRCTVRAHPGTVTGSVVVLSSAHERTMITDRGAALLLDPADVTAAVKAAPGATHLHLSGYPLLHAGSRPAGRAALAAAAERGLTTSVDVASAEPLRQLGAPAFLDLVRGTDLLLCNSDEAEVLAGAGTAREQAAQLTAYARNVVVKLGSDGAVWCTRDGVTRSVAAARVPVLDPTGAGDAFAAGLLTAWCSGAEPDAALAAGTELGAAAVQTLGARPIL; encoded by the coding sequence ATGACCGTCCTGGTCGTCGGCGACCTGGTGACCGACGTGCTGGTCACGCACGCCGGCAGCATCGCCGTTGGCTCGGACACCCCGGCGCGGATCACCGTCGGCGGGGGCGGGCAGGCGGCGAACACGGCCGCCTGGCTCGCCCGGGCCGGCGCCGGCGTGACGCTCGTCGCCGCGGTCGGCGGCGACCACGCCGGCCGGGAGCGGATCTCCGAGCTGGTCGCGGTCGGGGTCCGCTGCACGGTGCGCGCGCACCCGGGCACGGTGACCGGCAGCGTCGTCGTGCTGAGCTCGGCGCACGAGCGCACGATGATCACCGACCGGGGCGCGGCGCTGCTGCTGGACCCGGCGGACGTCACGGCGGCGGTCAAGGCCGCGCCCGGCGCGACCCACCTGCACCTCTCCGGCTATCCGCTGCTGCACGCCGGCTCGCGGCCCGCCGGCCGGGCCGCGCTGGCCGCGGCCGCCGAACGCGGCCTGACCACAAGCGTCGACGTGGCCTCCGCCGAACCGCTGCGGCAGCTGGGTGCCCCGGCCTTCCTCGACCTGGTACGCGGTACGGACCTGCTGCTGTGCAACTCCGACGAGGCTGAGGTGCTCGCGGGCGCCGGTACCGCGCGGGAGCAGGCGGCGCAGCTGACCGCGTACGCCCGCAACGTGGTGGTCAAGCTCGGGTCGGACGGTGCCGTCTGGTGCACCCGGGACGGGGTGACGCGGTCGGTCGCGGCTGCCCGCGTACCGGTGCTGGATCCGACCGGTGCCGGCGACGCCTTCGCGGCCGGCCTGCTCACCGCGTGGTGTTCCGGCGCGGAGCCGGACGCCGCGCTGGCCGCCGGCACCGAGCTCGGCGCGGCGGCAGTGCAGACCCTCGGTGCGCGGCCGATCCTCTAG
- a CDS encoding pseudouridine-5'-phosphate glycosidase — MGRFAIRYGDHVTRARRDRRPVVALESTIVSHGLPRPDNLRVAREIEQTVRDNGAVPATIGMIGGELIVGLEDPQIEQLAGADGVAKLSVRDLAVAAATGVDGATTVAATSAVAAAAGIGVFATGGLGGVHRDAGATFDESNDLTTLARTPIVVVCAGVKSILDVGATLERLETLGVSVAGYGTHRFPGFFVTDGGFDVDWRLDSPEQVADVIAARADQGVGAGALVLGNPLPTDEQLDPEVHDRALAEGLELLARDGISGKAVTPFLLAHFHGSTHGRSLEVNVRIILRNAALAARIAAAATPASVALGFALPG; from the coding sequence ATGGGCCGCTTCGCCATCCGTTACGGCGACCACGTGACCCGGGCGCGCCGCGACCGCCGTCCGGTGGTGGCGCTGGAGAGCACGATCGTCTCGCATGGCCTGCCCCGGCCGGACAACCTGCGGGTGGCCCGGGAGATCGAACAAACCGTACGCGACAACGGCGCCGTTCCCGCCACCATCGGGATGATCGGCGGCGAGCTGATCGTCGGCCTCGAGGACCCGCAGATCGAGCAGCTGGCCGGCGCCGACGGTGTGGCCAAGCTCTCCGTCCGCGATCTCGCCGTCGCGGCGGCGACCGGCGTCGACGGCGCGACCACCGTCGCCGCCACCAGCGCCGTGGCGGCGGCGGCCGGCATCGGCGTCTTCGCCACCGGCGGCCTCGGCGGCGTGCACCGCGACGCCGGCGCGACCTTCGACGAGTCGAACGACCTGACCACGCTGGCCCGTACCCCGATCGTCGTGGTCTGCGCCGGCGTCAAGTCGATCCTCGACGTCGGCGCGACGCTGGAGCGGCTGGAGACGCTCGGCGTCTCCGTCGCCGGCTACGGCACCCACCGCTTCCCGGGCTTCTTCGTCACCGACGGCGGCTTCGACGTCGACTGGCGGCTGGACTCGCCGGAGCAGGTCGCCGACGTGATCGCCGCCCGCGCGGACCAGGGCGTCGGCGCCGGCGCGCTGGTGCTCGGCAACCCGCTGCCCACCGACGAGCAGCTCGACCCGGAGGTGCACGACCGCGCGCTCGCCGAGGGCCTGGAGCTGCTGGCCCGCGACGGCATCAGCGGCAAGGCCGTCACGCCGTTCCTGCTGGCGCACTTCCACGGCAGCACGCACGGCCGGAGCCTGGAGGTCAACGTCCGGATCATCCTGCGCAACGCCGCCCTGGCCGCCCGGATCGCGGCGGCCGCGACCCCGGCGAGCGTCGCCCTCGGCTTCGCCCTGCCCGGATGA
- a CDS encoding DUF3039 domain-containing protein, giving the protein MSTQILERPETKDADTGPEMFHYVRKEKIAESAVMGTFVVALCGEKFPVTKSPKPGSPVCPQCKEIYESMKH; this is encoded by the coding sequence GTGAGCACGCAGATTCTGGAGCGTCCGGAGACCAAGGACGCAGACACCGGTCCCGAGATGTTCCACTACGTGCGCAAGGAGAAGATCGCCGAGAGTGCCGTCATGGGCACCTTCGTGGTCGCTCTGTGCGGGGAGAAGTTCCCCGTGACCAAGTCACCGAAGCCGGGCTCTCCCGTGTGCCCGCAGTGCAAGGAGATCTACGAGTCGATGAAGCACTGA
- a CDS encoding trimeric intracellular cation channel family protein produces MTGSYSLLAADLIGVAAFAASGASAAVAKRLDLFGVGFVGFVAALGGGILRDLVIGSVPPLAFSDWRYPVTAVFVSVAVFYLHPQFNRLRRAVLLLDAAGLGLFTVTGTLKALDAGVPPVGSCLVGMLTAIGGGLARDLLTGEIPVVLQRDIYAVVALGGAAVVTGLTWLDLAGRVPLAIAAAAMTGVRLLALYRRWSAPVAAP; encoded by the coding sequence ATGACCGGCAGCTACAGCCTGCTGGCCGCGGACCTGATCGGGGTGGCGGCCTTCGCGGCCTCCGGCGCCAGCGCCGCCGTCGCGAAGCGCCTCGACCTCTTCGGCGTGGGCTTCGTCGGCTTCGTGGCGGCGCTCGGCGGCGGCATTCTGCGCGATCTCGTGATCGGCTCGGTGCCGCCGCTGGCCTTCTCCGACTGGCGTTATCCCGTCACGGCCGTGTTCGTGTCGGTGGCGGTCTTCTACCTGCACCCGCAGTTCAACCGGCTGCGGCGCGCCGTCCTGCTGCTCGACGCGGCCGGACTGGGCCTGTTCACCGTCACCGGCACCCTGAAGGCCCTCGACGCCGGGGTGCCGCCGGTCGGCTCCTGCCTGGTGGGGATGCTCACAGCCATCGGCGGTGGTCTCGCCCGCGACCTGCTCACCGGCGAGATCCCGGTCGTGCTCCAGCGCGACATCTACGCGGTGGTCGCCCTCGGCGGCGCGGCCGTCGTCACCGGTCTGACCTGGCTTGACCTGGCCGGACGCGTCCCGCTGGCGATCGCGGCGGCCGCCATGACGGGCGTACGCCTGCTCGCGCTGTACCGGCGGTGGTCGGCGCCGGTCGCGGCTCCGTAG